The following proteins come from a genomic window of Salinicoccus sp. RF5:
- a CDS encoding DUF2075 domain-containing protein, which produces MEGLKLETLLFNERNIAKLKSMDYNNYPIVYILHDNKKKKSAYIGQTVQMRNRMKAHLKDEKKKGLDSVLLIAHEMFNQSATYNIETNLINYFIADNKYVLKNVSQTTKAVTHNYYDKYKYDDEIFSELWERLRADELADHTLEYLQNKDVFKLSPYKELSESQVELKEEILDFCKHHINSDKRSVFLVKGDAGTGKSVVLSSTFNAIQDLSKDEDSPLKGTNNYLLVNHNEMIKTYESISESLPNLKKKNFMKPTSFINQMDKTGEVADITFVDEAHLLLSRSDKYNSYSGENQLRDISLRSKVTIVVFDERQFLKLKSHWSSNLLEEMTNGAETKTYELTDQFRIQADQEVVDWIDAFVDKKVRPFPESTGDYELKFFDSAAEMFKAIQEKDGEHQLSRVVATFDYEHKKDGEEYYVEEPGFKGVWNRTHYKETWAEHPETVREVGSIYTIQGFDLNYVGVILGPSVSYDEEKQELKLLPQKYKDKEAFRTSSESKVQYNVEEMKEQIILNSINVLMKRGVKGLYLYASDEKLQAVLKEKYQGGRGNE; this is translated from the coding sequence ATGGAAGGATTAAAGTTGGAGACACTCCTTTTCAATGAAAGGAACATCGCTAAATTAAAGAGCATGGATTACAACAACTATCCAATCGTCTATATCCTACACGACAACAAGAAGAAAAAGAGTGCCTATATCGGGCAGACGGTACAGATGAGAAATCGGATGAAGGCACATCTTAAAGACGAAAAGAAGAAGGGGTTGGATAGTGTCCTTCTGATTGCCCACGAAATGTTCAATCAGTCGGCTACATATAATATAGAGACGAACCTGATCAACTATTTCATCGCCGACAATAAATATGTATTAAAAAATGTGAGCCAGACGACGAAGGCTGTTACCCATAACTATTATGATAAGTACAAGTATGATGATGAAATCTTCAGCGAACTGTGGGAGAGGTTGCGGGCAGATGAACTGGCGGATCATACGCTGGAATATCTTCAGAACAAGGATGTATTTAAACTCTCCCCCTACAAGGAATTGTCGGAATCGCAGGTGGAATTGAAGGAGGAGATACTCGATTTCTGCAAACATCATATTAATAGTGATAAGCGGTCGGTATTCCTCGTGAAGGGTGATGCAGGAACGGGCAAGAGTGTGGTCTTGAGTTCGACTTTCAATGCAATACAGGATCTGAGCAAAGATGAAGACTCTCCATTGAAGGGGACGAATAATTATCTGCTCGTCAACCATAATGAAATGATCAAGACATACGAATCCATCTCGGAGAGTCTGCCGAATTTGAAGAAGAAGAACTTCATGAAACCGACGTCATTCATAAACCAGATGGATAAGACTGGAGAGGTTGCAGACATCACTTTTGTGGATGAAGCACATCTGCTCCTGTCGAGAAGCGATAAATATAATAGCTATTCCGGAGAAAACCAGCTGCGTGACATCAGTCTGAGAAGCAAGGTGACGATTGTGGTTTTCGATGAGAGGCAGTTCCTCAAACTGAAGAGCCACTGGTCCAGCAATCTCCTTGAGGAGATGACCAATGGTGCTGAGACGAAGACTTACGAACTCACTGATCAGTTCAGGATACAGGCAGATCAGGAAGTGGTCGACTGGATTGATGCTTTCGTCGATAAGAAAGTCAGACCGTTCCCTGAATCAACTGGAGATTATGAGCTGAAATTCTTCGACAGTGCGGCAGAGATGTTTAAGGCCATTCAGGAAAAAGATGGTGAACATCAGCTTTCCAGGGTCGTCGCCACCTTCGACTATGAACATAAGAAGGATGGAGAGGAATATTACGTGGAAGAACCCGGGTTTAAAGGTGTGTGGAACAGGACGCACTATAAGGAGACCTGGGCAGAGCACCCTGAAACGGTGAGGGAAGTGGGGTCCATATATACGATACAGGGGTTCGACCTCAACTATGTCGGTGTCATACTCGGACCCTCGGTCTCATATGATGAGGAAAAACAGGAGCTGAAGCTGCTTCCTCAGAAGTATAAGGATAAAGAGGCCTTCAGGACGTCCTCCGAATCCAAGGTGCAATATAATGTTGAAGAAATGAAGGAACAGATTATATTGAATTCAATCAATGTATTGATGAAGCGGGGCGTCAAAGGACTCTATCTCTATGCAAGCGACGAGAAGCTTCAGGCGGTGTTGAAAGAGAAATATCAAGGAGGACGAGGAAATGAATGA
- a CDS encoding MazG-like family protein encodes MNELIKEINKFRDERNWRQYHNPKDLSLSLSLEASELLENFQWISAEEGAEKNRQNIEEELADVFIYGLMMADDLGIDMEEAILRKLKKNREKYPEK; translated from the coding sequence ATGAATGAACTGATAAAAGAAATCAACAAGTTCAGGGATGAGAGGAATTGGAGACAGTATCATAATCCCAAAGATCTTTCATTATCGCTCTCCCTGGAAGCGTCCGAACTCCTTGAGAACTTCCAATGGATATCGGCAGAAGAGGGCGCTGAGAAGAACCGCCAGAATATAGAAGAAGAACTGGCGGATGTGTTCATATACGGTCTGATGATGGCCGATGATCTTGGTATTGATATGGAAGAAGCGATATTAAGGAAGCTGAAGAAGAATAGGGAGAAGTATCCTGAAAAATGA
- a CDS encoding HNH endonuclease encodes MKIAEKENLKEINFWRKNINDFKVIKEGDYFFFLVKNEKGIKGERPVMGMATFKRYEVLSPYEAWIKYRRGNGYEDKQSFMAQIKTMYGINKDDHKIGCVILSDFYKFPEPVYLSETPISFKKSIVSGKSISDEELQVIIEDSSKLINESNEELSEFKGWDMYNEGLPEGKEVFKQHLMKERNRGLVSLAKKQFLETHGKLFCEICGFDFAENYGDVGKGYIEAHHIKPLSEMHMNEKTRVEDLMMVCSNCHSMIHRKKPWLTGADIKKLLSDRGA; translated from the coding sequence ATGAAGATTGCTGAAAAAGAAAACTTGAAGGAAATAAACTTTTGGAGGAAGAACATAAATGATTTTAAAGTAATTAAGGAGGGGGATTATTTCTTTTTTCTAGTGAAAAATGAGAAAGGGATAAAAGGAGAAAGACCAGTAATGGGAATGGCTACTTTCAAACGCTACGAAGTGTTGAGTCCTTACGAAGCGTGGATAAAGTATAGAAGAGGAAATGGCTACGAAGATAAGCAGAGTTTTATGGCGCAAATTAAAACAATGTATGGAATAAATAAAGATGATCATAAGATAGGATGTGTCATATTATCGGATTTTTATAAATTTCCAGAACCAGTTTATTTAAGTGAAACTCCAATATCCTTTAAAAAAAGCATTGTTTCAGGAAAAAGTATTTCTGACGAGGAATTACAAGTGATAATTGAAGATTCATCTAAATTAATAAATGAATCAAATGAAGAGCTTTCTGAATTTAAAGGTTGGGATATGTATAACGAGGGTCTTCCAGAAGGAAAAGAGGTCTTTAAACAACACTTGATGAAAGAAAGGAACAGAGGTTTAGTATCATTAGCGAAAAAACAGTTCTTAGAAACACACGGTAAACTATTTTGTGAAATTTGTGGTTTTGATTTTGCAGAGAACTATGGAGATGTCGGAAAAGGATATATTGAAGCTCATCATATAAAGCCGTTATCAGAAATGCATATGAATGAGAAGACAAGAGTTGAAGATTTAATGATGGTATGCTCAAACTGTCATAGTATGATTCATCGCAAGAAACCATGGTTAACTGGTGCTGATATCAAAAAACTGTTGTCTGATAGAGGAGCGTAA
- a CDS encoding PD-(D/E)XK nuclease family protein, which translates to MSKKISEDRQALQNFLMDVSELDRLEKTTSKFNAFETLGIVNTEIRHSNVLGWLMTPNEQHGLGEAFTKKLIQEIAKNYGDGLLEHDPVKLLLWDYHDLIVRREWRNIDLLAISESNKFVIVMENKVWSKESKHQLKKYEAIVQNEFADYKKLFIYLTPFGDDSSNPDLWKSVSYTQIIDIVESISLLKENSMDTSVKLFIEQYIDTLRRHVVGDHELEKICQDIYFKHKRALDLIFEYKPDMYSEVAMILKENIEKRPGFILDGSSKTYIRFTTQTIDQLVEKKGKGWTSSHRIPLFEFQNRGTKLMLKFLIGPGEESIRKHLYEIASRNSSTFKGRNKQLKPVYTSIYSKSILIYDESYEIDYEKLKTTLNLRLDKFFDTELKELEEALIEEYVL; encoded by the coding sequence ATGAGCAAAAAAATAAGTGAAGATAGACAAGCGCTTCAAAATTTTCTAATGGATGTCAGTGAGCTAGATCGACTAGAGAAGACGACCTCTAAATTTAATGCCTTTGAGACCTTGGGGATAGTCAATACAGAGATACGCCACAGTAATGTACTGGGGTGGCTTATGACTCCTAATGAGCAACATGGACTTGGAGAAGCTTTTACTAAAAAACTGATTCAGGAGATTGCTAAGAACTATGGAGATGGTCTGCTCGAGCATGACCCTGTGAAACTACTATTGTGGGACTATCATGACCTGATAGTGAGAAGAGAGTGGCGCAATATAGATTTGTTGGCTATTTCTGAATCAAACAAGTTTGTGATTGTCATGGAAAATAAGGTGTGGAGCAAAGAATCGAAACACCAACTGAAAAAATATGAGGCAATTGTACAAAATGAGTTTGCTGATTATAAAAAGTTATTTATATATCTTACACCTTTTGGAGATGATTCAAGCAACCCAGATTTATGGAAAAGTGTGAGCTATACGCAAATTATAGATATAGTTGAATCTATTTCATTACTTAAAGAAAACTCGATGGACACCAGTGTGAAATTATTTATTGAACAATACATAGATACATTAAGGAGGCATGTTGTGGGAGATCATGAATTGGAAAAGATATGCCAAGATATATACTTTAAGCATAAACGAGCATTGGATTTGATATTTGAATACAAGCCGGATATGTATTCAGAAGTAGCAATGATTCTTAAAGAAAATATCGAAAAAAGGCCTGGCTTTATACTGGATGGCAGCAGTAAAACTTATATACGATTTACAACCCAAACTATAGATCAATTAGTAGAGAAAAAAGGCAAAGGATGGACATCTTCACATAGGATCCCTCTTTTTGAATTCCAAAATCGTGGAACCAAGTTAATGCTTAAATTTCTTATTGGGCCAGGGGAAGAAAGTATTAGAAAGCATCTTTATGAAATAGCATCCAGAAACTCCTCTACATTCAAAGGACGCAATAAACAACTCAAACCTGTATATACTTCAATTTATTCAAAAAGTATCCTTATTTATGACGAGAGTTATGAGATCGATTATGAAAAACTTAAAACTACATTGAATTTGCGACTGGATAAATTTTTTGATACTGAATTGAAAGAGTTGGAAGAGGCACTGATTGAAGAGTATGTTTTATAA
- a CDS encoding DUF262 domain-containing protein: MSNYNVNNSTVNALLGWIDEGIVAIPEIQRPFVWSATKVRDLLDSLYKDYPIGYIITWQNPDARLKDGTVSHGKKILIDGQQRVTALMAAISGHEVLDGKYKKKRIKIAFHPEKEKFEVQNSAILNDKRWIPDISEIFKPTFSSFNFITEYCNNNPGMNPDELNRIIQRLINIRHSTLGIIDLNHTLDIKMVTEIFIRINSTGVSLSQADFVMSKISVNSQHDGPIIRKTIDYFSHLIEHPNIFENIRANDAEFSQTKAFRKIQWLKDYNSNIYQPSYSDVLRVAYTFKFLRGPLSNLVSLLSGRDFETREFKDEIIESSFADLKDGVMQFVDETNFKRFLMIVKSAGMIDKKLVRSITVLNFAYALYLLLREQNYSSSDINHAVRKWIVASTLTERYSSSIESRFSADIKRFAKEDPRNVIQSVENGELSDAFWENTFLENLETSTSNSPFFNLYVMAQIYDNDYAFLSKSIRVQQLIEERGDVHHVFPKNYLQKNGFDHYSIYNQIANYVYTEQTVNLALSNQPPAQYMETVKKQIGNKEYVIGEILSEEELEENLKMNCIPESIYEMDAGDFQEFLKERRQLIMEKIRNYYFLI, translated from the coding sequence ATGTCCAACTATAATGTGAACAACAGTACAGTAAATGCCCTGCTCGGCTGGATTGACGAAGGCATCGTCGCGATTCCTGAAATCCAGCGCCCGTTCGTCTGGAGTGCGACGAAAGTCCGCGATCTCCTGGACTCCCTATATAAGGACTATCCCATCGGCTACATCATCACATGGCAGAATCCCGATGCACGGCTCAAGGACGGCACCGTTTCACACGGGAAGAAGATACTGATCGATGGGCAGCAGCGTGTCACTGCCCTCATGGCTGCGATTTCAGGGCATGAAGTACTGGACGGGAAGTACAAGAAGAAGCGCATCAAAATCGCCTTCCATCCGGAAAAGGAAAAATTTGAAGTGCAGAACTCGGCGATATTGAATGACAAAAGGTGGATTCCGGATATCTCAGAGATATTCAAACCCACCTTCAGTTCATTCAATTTTATTACGGAGTACTGCAACAATAACCCTGGCATGAATCCTGATGAACTGAACCGGATCATCCAGCGTCTGATCAACATCCGCCATAGTACGCTTGGCATCATAGACTTGAACCACACACTTGACATCAAGATGGTGACGGAAATCTTCATACGCATCAACTCTACAGGCGTCAGCCTGAGCCAGGCCGATTTCGTCATGTCCAAAATATCGGTGAACAGTCAGCACGACGGACCGATCATCCGCAAGACCATCGACTACTTCTCACACCTCATCGAGCATCCGAACATCTTTGAGAACATCCGTGCGAATGATGCAGAGTTCTCACAGACGAAAGCCTTCAGGAAGATACAGTGGCTTAAGGACTACAACAGCAACATCTACCAGCCAAGCTATTCCGATGTGCTGCGAGTCGCCTATACATTCAAGTTCCTGCGCGGCCCCCTCTCCAACCTCGTCAGCCTATTGTCGGGCAGGGATTTCGAGACACGGGAATTCAAGGATGAAATCATCGAATCATCCTTCGCCGACCTGAAGGACGGCGTGATGCAGTTTGTCGATGAAACGAACTTCAAGAGATTCCTCATGATCGTCAAATCAGCCGGCATGATTGATAAAAAGCTTGTACGGTCGATCACCGTACTGAACTTCGCCTATGCACTCTATCTGCTGTTGAGGGAACAGAACTACTCTTCATCAGACATCAACCACGCCGTCAGGAAATGGATTGTCGCATCCACCCTGACCGAGAGGTATTCAAGTTCCATCGAAAGCCGCTTTTCCGCTGACATCAAGCGGTTCGCAAAAGAAGACCCGCGTAACGTCATTCAATCCGTTGAGAATGGTGAACTCTCCGATGCATTCTGGGAGAACACATTCCTCGAAAACCTTGAAACATCCACATCCAACAGCCCATTCTTCAACCTTTATGTAATGGCGCAGATCTATGACAATGACTACGCCTTCCTGTCGAAATCCATCAGGGTCCAGCAGCTGATCGAAGAACGGGGGGATGTGCATCATGTGTTCCCGAAGAACTATCTTCAGAAGAACGGTTTCGACCACTACTCCATCTACAACCAGATCGCCAACTATGTCTACACCGAACAGACAGTGAACCTCGCGCTCAGCAATCAGCCCCCTGCGCAATACATGGAGACAGTGAAGAAGCAGATTGGAAATAAGGAATATGTGATTGGCGAAATATTGAGTGAAGAGGAACTGGAGGAGAACCTGAAGATGAACTGCATCCCCGAGTCCATCTATGAGATGGATGCAGGAGATTTCCAAGAGTTTCTTAAGGAAAGACGGCAGTTGATTATGGAAAAGATAAGAAATTATTATTTCCTTATATAA
- a CDS encoding acyl-CoA dehydrogenase family protein: MKTLNELEMNERFQLMEQTVKAFSETSQQHDEDVTFPFENFEALKKIGYPQLSIPSEYGGGGISLVELMKHQEIIAKYDGATALSIGWHMGIIMDLGEKKTWDDAKYRKVVQDVIENGALINNLATEPATGSPTRGGRPETTARKEGDGWILNGRKTFATLSPILKYGVVSAAIEGSDEVGNFLVDSALKGVRVDETWNSVAMRASGSHDFIMEDVHVQEEDLVSYRTLGKKEPAGWLLHIPACYLGIARAAQDSALEFATTYSPNSIKGTISELPNVQEKLGRIEMLLMESEHFLYSVARQWDESNEEERSRMGSELGAVKTSIVNKAVEAVDLAMRVVGAKSLSADNELQRYYRNVRAGLHNPPMDDMVIIGLAKSSIGRVENAKKQEQQI; the protein is encoded by the coding sequence TTGAAAACATTAAATGAGCTTGAAATGAATGAACGCTTCCAGCTGATGGAGCAAACGGTGAAGGCTTTCAGTGAGACTTCTCAGCAGCACGATGAGGACGTCACCTTCCCCTTTGAGAATTTCGAAGCACTGAAGAAGATCGGCTATCCGCAGCTGTCCATTCCATCTGAATATGGTGGAGGCGGCATCTCCCTGGTCGAACTGATGAAGCACCAGGAGATCATTGCGAAATATGATGGTGCCACCGCGCTGTCCATCGGATGGCATATGGGCATCATCATGGATCTCGGGGAGAAGAAGACATGGGACGACGCAAAATACAGGAAGGTCGTCCAGGATGTGATCGAGAACGGTGCCCTCATCAACAACCTGGCCACGGAACCGGCGACCGGCAGCCCGACACGCGGCGGCAGGCCGGAGACCACGGCACGGAAAGAAGGCGATGGATGGATCCTGAACGGCAGGAAGACATTCGCCACACTGTCACCGATACTGAAGTACGGCGTCGTCAGTGCTGCGATCGAAGGCAGTGATGAAGTCGGAAACTTCCTCGTCGACAGTGCACTCAAGGGTGTACGTGTCGATGAGACGTGGAACTCCGTCGCCATGCGCGCAAGCGGCAGCCATGACTTCATCATGGAGGATGTGCATGTGCAGGAAGAGGACCTCGTCTCCTACCGCACACTCGGGAAGAAGGAACCCGCCGGCTGGCTGCTGCACATACCGGCGTGCTACCTCGGTATTGCGCGCGCCGCTCAGGATTCGGCACTCGAATTCGCAACCACCTATTCCCCCAACAGCATCAAGGGGACCATTTCAGAGCTGCCGAACGTCCAGGAGAAGCTCGGCCGCATCGAGATGCTGCTGATGGAATCGGAGCACTTCCTCTATTCCGTCGCCAGGCAGTGGGATGAAAGCAATGAAGAAGAAAGAAGCAGAATGGGCAGCGAACTCGGCGCCGTCAAGACATCCATCGTCAACAAGGCAGTCGAAGCCGTCGACCTCGCCATGCGCGTCGTCGGTGCGAAGAGCCTGTCTGCCGACAATGAACTGCAACGGTACTATAGGAATGTCCGTGCCGGCCTCCATAACCCACCGATGGATGACATGGTCATCATCGGACTCGCCAAGAGTTCGATTGGCAGGGTGGAAAACGCGAAAAAGCAGGAGCAGCAGATATAG
- a CDS encoding PD-(D/E)XK nuclease family protein, which translates to MEKLITREEREALQNFLMDINELEKVEAQTSKFNVFETLGIVNMEIRHSNVLGWLFSPNEQHGFSDAFIKRFMQEIIQGYDGTEGTLDPLKVLLWDYHDLIVRREWQNIDLLAISESNRFVLVIENKVWSRESKHQLNKYYEIIQDNFPGYHQVFIYLTPFGDEASNPEIWTSMDYSGVMQMIEYCLESRQNMMENSVRLFIEQYMDTLRRYVVGDSNLEKLCQDIYFKHKKALDLIFEYKPDMYSDVSARIQEMIKENDDLVLDDSNKTMIRFTTKQLDQTVENEGRGWTSSRRMLLFEFQNTTRGLRVKLIIGPGEEHIRERLYDIVSDKPAIFKGKNKKLTTAYTTVYVKNILDYNESYELDHEKLHDAIKNKMDKFFRDDLKNLEKAVLTEY; encoded by the coding sequence ATGGAAAAGTTGATTACCAGAGAGGAAAGGGAAGCGCTCCAGAATTTCCTGATGGATATCAATGAACTGGAAAAGGTAGAGGCGCAGACATCGAAGTTCAACGTTTTTGAAACGCTGGGCATCGTCAACATGGAGATACGCCACAGCAATGTACTGGGTTGGCTGTTTTCGCCCAATGAGCAACATGGCTTCAGTGATGCTTTCATAAAACGCTTCATGCAGGAAATCATTCAAGGATATGATGGGACGGAGGGAACGCTCGACCCATTGAAGGTACTGCTCTGGGATTACCATGATCTGATTGTCAGGAGGGAATGGCAAAATATCGACCTGCTTGCGATTTCCGAGTCCAACAGATTTGTTCTGGTTATAGAGAACAAGGTATGGAGCAGGGAGTCGAAGCATCAACTGAACAAATACTATGAAATCATCCAGGACAACTTCCCTGGATACCATCAAGTTTTCATTTATCTCACACCTTTCGGGGATGAAGCAAGCAACCCTGAAATATGGACAAGCATGGATTACAGCGGGGTGATGCAGATGATCGAGTACTGTCTAGAATCCAGGCAAAATATGATGGAGAACAGCGTGAGGCTGTTCATCGAACAATATATGGATACACTCAGGAGGTACGTTGTGGGAGACAGCAATTTGGAAAAACTGTGTCAGGATATATATTTCAAGCACAAAAAGGCGCTTGATCTGATTTTTGAATACAAGCCGGACATGTATTCGGATGTTTCTGCGAGAATTCAGGAAATGATAAAGGAAAATGATGACCTGGTACTGGATGACAGCAACAAGACGATGATCCGCTTCACTACGAAACAGCTTGATCAAACAGTTGAAAATGAAGGCAGGGGATGGACCTCAAGCAGAAGGATGCTACTGTTTGAATTCCAGAATACAACCAGAGGACTCAGGGTGAAACTGATTATTGGTCCTGGAGAAGAACATATCAGAGAACGGCTGTATGATATCGTTTCAGATAAACCTGCCATTTTTAAAGGAAAAAACAAGAAACTTACCACTGCGTATACAACAGTATATGTAAAGAACATCCTCGATTATAATGAAAGTTATGAATTGGATCACGAGAAATTACATGATGCGATTAAGAATAAGATGGATAAATTCTTCAGGGATGACCTGAAGAATCTGGAGAAAGCAGTGCTGACAGAGTATTAA
- the hisD gene encoding histidinol dehydrogenase, translating into MATYLKKGKMPEEIKESDDKVSQIVQSTIKDIEDEGDKAVRRLSEKFDDWSPKNFQLTQEQIKDVIAEIPEQTKKDIEFAQNNIRQFAEEQLKSMKDIEVETMPGVILGHKNIPVNSVGCYIPGGRYPMVASAHMSVLTAKVAGVKRVIACTPPINGGIPAATVYAMHKAGADEIYILGGIQAMAGMAVGTESIEPVDMIVGPGNAFVAEAKRQLYGRVGIDLFAGPTETLVVADETSEPEMIATDLLGQGEHGPTSPGALITTSKEIAEETVKEIERQLKVLPTADVASVSWEDYGQIILVEDEQEALEEADRLAFEHVEILTKNPDFFLENMTNYGCLFLGPETNVAYGDKVIGTNHTLPTKGAAKYTGGLWVGKFLKTVTYQKITSEEQSAYIGEYAARLCQLENFAGHAEQALLRVRKYGDKE; encoded by the coding sequence ATGGCAACATATTTGAAGAAAGGCAAGATGCCCGAGGAAATAAAGGAGAGCGACGATAAAGTTTCCCAGATTGTACAGTCCACGATAAAAGATATCGAAGACGAAGGGGACAAGGCAGTTCGCAGGCTCTCAGAGAAGTTTGATGACTGGAGCCCCAAAAACTTCCAGCTGACCCAGGAACAGATAAAGGATGTAATTGCGGAGATTCCCGAACAGACCAAAAAGGACATTGAGTTTGCACAGAACAATATAAGACAGTTTGCTGAAGAGCAGCTGAAATCCATGAAGGATATCGAAGTGGAGACAATGCCCGGCGTAATACTTGGACACAAGAACATACCCGTCAACAGTGTCGGCTGCTATATTCCCGGCGGACGCTATCCGATGGTCGCTTCGGCCCATATGAGCGTCCTCACCGCCAAAGTCGCAGGCGTCAAAAGAGTCATTGCGTGCACACCCCCAATCAATGGAGGCATACCTGCCGCCACCGTATATGCCATGCACAAAGCCGGTGCGGATGAAATCTACATCCTCGGCGGCATCCAGGCCATGGCTGGAATGGCTGTAGGGACGGAAAGTATTGAACCCGTCGATATGATAGTCGGTCCGGGGAATGCGTTCGTTGCAGAAGCAAAACGTCAGCTCTACGGACGTGTAGGCATCGATCTGTTTGCGGGTCCCACTGAAACACTTGTGGTCGCTGATGAAACCAGTGAACCTGAAATGATCGCAACCGACCTCCTGGGGCAAGGCGAACATGGTCCCACTTCCCCTGGCGCACTGATTACCACTTCCAAAGAAATTGCTGAAGAAACGGTAAAAGAGATCGAACGGCAGCTGAAAGTCCTCCCTACTGCTGATGTAGCCAGTGTATCCTGGGAAGACTATGGACAGATCATACTGGTCGAAGATGAGCAGGAGGCACTGGAAGAAGCAGACAGGCTGGCATTCGAGCACGTTGAAATCCTGACCAAAAATCCGGACTTCTTCCTGGAAAACATGACAAACTACGGTTGTCTCTTCCTCGGGCCTGAAACCAATGTGGCATATGGTGACAAAGTAATCGGAACCAATCACACTCTGCCTACAAAAGGTGCAGCCAAGTATACAGGCGGCCTATGGGTCGGCAAGTTCCTCAAGACCGTCACCTATCAAAAGATTACATCAGAAGAACAGAGTGCCTACATCGGAGAATATGCCGCCAGACTGTGCCAGCTGGAGAACTTCGCCGGCCATGCAGAACAGGCATTGCTTAGAGTAAGAAAGTATGGGGATAAAGAGTAA
- a CDS encoding SDR family NAD(P)-dependent oxidoreductase, with protein MEYFKDLEGQKVLVTGGSKGLGRDIAMRFAECGATVTITGRNERDLSETTEAIQELKMDCSYIVADMQDVQSVYGMVDEAESRMKGIDVLVNNAGVNILQDAFDVNEEDWDKVLDTNLKGVFFCSQRTGKYMAGQGGGRVINIVSQMAFVGYIKRAAYSSSKGGAVQLTKALAIEWADKNIKVNAVAPTFVKTALTEKFLEDEGFYRDVLSRIPLGKIAEPSDVSGAVLFLASDMANFITGETIKVDGGWTAI; from the coding sequence ATGGAATACTTTAAAGATCTGGAAGGCCAGAAAGTCCTGGTGACTGGCGGAAGCAAGGGTTTGGGCAGGGACATTGCGATGCGCTTTGCGGAATGTGGAGCCACGGTGACCATTACGGGAAGAAATGAAAGAGATCTGTCCGAGACCACGGAGGCGATTCAGGAACTAAAGATGGACTGCTCATACATCGTTGCCGATATGCAGGATGTCCAGAGTGTGTATGGAATGGTGGATGAAGCTGAATCGAGGATGAAGGGCATCGATGTTCTGGTCAACAATGCAGGCGTCAATATTCTGCAGGATGCATTCGATGTAAACGAGGAGGATTGGGACAAGGTTCTGGATACGAACTTGAAGGGGGTGTTCTTCTGTTCCCAGCGCACCGGCAAGTACATGGCCGGCCAGGGTGGGGGCAGGGTGATCAATATCGTGTCCCAGATGGCTTTCGTAGGATATATAAAACGGGCTGCCTATTCTTCAAGTAAAGGGGGAGCGGTCCAGCTGACGAAAGCATTGGCTATTGAATGGGCGGATAAGAATATCAAAGTGAATGCAGTGGCGCCGACTTTCGTCAAAACGGCTTTGACGGAGAAGTTTCTGGAGGACGAGGGCTTTTACCGGGATGTGCTGAGCAGAATACCACTGGGCAAAATTGCCGAACCATCGGATGTATCGGGCGCCGTTTTATTCCTGGCTTCGGATATGGCGAACTTCATCACAGGGGAAACAATAAAAGTGGATGGCGGATGGACAGCGATATGA